The Gemmatimonas aurantiaca T-27 DNA segment CGCGTACGTACTCGGGGACACACAGCACGTGGTAGTGTGCCGCCAACTGTAGGCCCAGGGTGGTCTTGCCGACACTCTCCGATCCGGTGATCACCACCCGTCGCAGTCGTGTCATGCGGGCTGCTCGTCAGCCTGGGCATTACGCCACGACGCGCGCCACTGCATGTGTCCCGATACGGCCAATGCAAAGAACACGGCATACAGCACCGCCGTGAGCGGCAACTGCCGGTTGATGAATACACCCACGTAGATGATGTCGACGACGATCCACACCAGCCAGTTCTCGGCCAGCTTGCGCGTCATCATCCACTGCGCGATGAGGCTGGCGGCGACGAGTGCTGAATCGATGTGTGGCAAAGCGGCACCGGGAATACGTGCCGTGATGGTCCACAACAACAGCCAGGTGATCACGCCAATGAGCGAGAGACGGAATGCCAGTGCGCGTGATGTGCGTGTCACCGGCAGTGTGTCCGCCGTCGGTCCACCGCGCCACCAATGCCACCAGCCATACAGTGACAACACGAAATACACGACCTGCAGGCCGGTGTCGGAATAGAGGCCCGTGCGCGCAAACACCACCGTGTAGAACAGCGCGTTGGCCACCCCGATCGGCCAGCTCCAGATGTTCTGGCGCGTGACCAGCCACACGTTCACGACACCGGTCAGGAAGCCGGCGACCTCCATGCAGGACGACCCGTGGGCGTCGAGCCAGTGGCAAAACGCGGAGAGGCTGGTCATGACGGGCAAAGCTAATTAGGGTTGAGGCACATGACCGGGGTGCCGGCGCCGCCAGTGTGCGCAGGCTGAGAGAGTCCCGTAGAACCTGATCCGGTTCGTACCGGCGTAGGGAGTCCAATCTGATGTCTCGTCGCAGCCTCGTGCGCCATGGGCGCACGCCGCGGCCTGGCCGTCTTCGCACGGCCGCCGCATCTCTGTCCATCGTGGTGCTTACGCTCGCGCCCGTAGCGCTTCATGCGCAAGGCACGCGACCCACACGTCCGGACACGGCCACGTCCGACACCACGGCCCGCCGCATTGAAGGGGTGCTGGTCAACGCCATCCGCGCCGGCAATGAAGCGCCGATCGCGCAAAAGACCATCGGGCGTGCGGCCATCACCGCGCGGCATTTCGGTCAGGATGTGCCGATGCTGCTCATGCAGGCTGCCCCCTCGATGACCGCCCACACCGAGACGGGCACGCAGTGGGGCTACAGCTACCTGCGTTTGCGTGGTCTCGATCAGACGCGCATCAACATCACCATCGACGGTGTGCCGCTCAACGATCCGGAAGACCAGGTGTTGTACTTCGCCAATCTGGCCGATCTGATGAGCAACGTGCAGAGCGTGCAGGTGCAACGTGGTGTGGGCACCAGCACGGCCGGCACGGCGTCGTATGCGGGTTCGATCAACTTCGAGACCATGCCGGTGGCGCGGAAGCAGCGCAGCGGCGACGTCGAAGTGCAACTGGGTTCTTTTGGGGCACAGCGGGCCAGCGCGTCTTTCAATTCTGGTCTTGGCGACAATCGCCTCGCCGCGTATGGCCGCGTGAGTGCCCTGCGCACCAACGGCTATCGTGATCACTCGGGTGTCATGGGGCGCTCGGCATTCCTTGGCGCGGGCTGGTTCGGTGACCGCGACATTGTGAAGGTGACGGCCATCGTGGGACAGCTCGCCGATACGCTCTCGTATACGGGTGCCACACTGGCCGAGCTCGCGGAGAATCGCCGCTACAACCCGTTGTATCCGAACGAACGCGACAAGTTTGGCCAGCAGATGGTGTCGCTCGCCTACACGCACGCACGTGCCGACGGTGGCAGCTTCAACACCACGCTCTATCGCAACTCGGCCAGCGGCAACTACGACTATTTCGACCTGCCTGATCGGTACCGCTACAATCTGGCTCACACCTGGTATGGCGTGACCAGTGCGTACAACGTGGAGCGGGGGGCGGTGCGCCTCAACACGGGTGTCAATGCGAACACCTACCAGCGGGCGCATCGGGCGTACTTTCAGCCCGATACCGAGTTGTATGACAACACCGGCCACAAGCAGGACGCCAGCGCGTTCGTGAAGGCCTCCGTGGACGTGGGCCGCGCACGCTGGTTTGCCGACGTACAGGGACGATGGGCGCAATTCCGCTACGACCCATCGGAGAATGCCGGTATCACGGAGCGCAGCATCGATTGGGCATTCCTGAATCCCAAGGCCGGCGTGACGATGACGTTGCGTCCCGGACTGTCGGCCTTCGCGAGCTATGGCATCACCAGCCGAGAGCCCGCGCGCAGTGACATGTTCGCCGGTGAAGATGACCTCAACGCGGACAATGTGGCCGGCTTCGGTGATCTCTCGCGCGTGAAGCCGGAACGCCTGCACGACACCGAACTGGGTCTTACGTACACGCATTCCGCGCTCGACGTGTCGGCCAATCTGTACAGCATGGATTTCCGGAACGATCTGGCCCGCATCGGCGCGCCAACAGCATCCGGCGCCATCCCACGCCGCAGTGTGGGCAGCAGCTATCGCCGTGGCGTTGAACTCGATGCCACCTATCGCGGTGTCGACAAACTGGTCTTCGCCGGCAACGCCACGTGGAGCGACAATCGCATCAAGCAGTTCACCGATTCGTCGCGTGGAACGCCGGTGGTGCGCCGGGATGTAGAGCCGATGCTCACGCCGCGCTTCATCACCACGCATCGTGTGGACGTGTTGCCCACGCCGCGACTGGGTTTCAGCCTGGAAGGCCGCTACCAGTCACGCGCATTCCTCGACAACACCAGCAGCGCTGATCGTATTCTTCCCGACTACTACACCGTCGATGCATCGGCCCGCGTGGCCGTGCGGGATTTCACCGTGATGGTGCGCGGTGTGAACCTCGGCGACACTCAGAAGTTCGGCAGTGGCGCCGTGTCAGGCTCTGGGCGCGTGCGGTACTTCGTACTGCCGGCCCGGGCTCTGTTCGTCACGCTCGGCTACGCGTTCTGAGTCTGGCGCGGGAAAAGCCTTGCCGCGGATGACGCGGAAAAGCGCGGAAACCACACGGATCAAACAACAAAGCTGT contains these protein-coding regions:
- the pnuC gene encoding nicotinamide riboside transporter PnuC, with amino-acid sequence MTSLSAFCHWLDAHGSSCMEVAGFLTGVVNVWLVTRQNIWSWPIGVANALFYTVVFARTGLYSDTGLQVVYFVLSLYGWWHWWRGGPTADTLPVTRTSRALAFRLSLIGVITWLLLWTITARIPGAALPHIDSALVAASLIAQWMMTRKLAENWLVWIVVDIIYVGVFINRQLPLTAVLYAVFFALAVSGHMQWRASWRNAQADEQPA
- a CDS encoding TonB-dependent receptor, translating into MSRRSLVRHGRTPRPGRLRTAAASLSIVVLTLAPVALHAQGTRPTRPDTATSDTTARRIEGVLVNAIRAGNEAPIAQKTIGRAAITARHFGQDVPMLLMQAAPSMTAHTETGTQWGYSYLRLRGLDQTRINITIDGVPLNDPEDQVLYFANLADLMSNVQSVQVQRGVGTSTAGTASYAGSINFETMPVARKQRSGDVEVQLGSFGAQRASASFNSGLGDNRLAAYGRVSALRTNGYRDHSGVMGRSAFLGAGWFGDRDIVKVTAIVGQLADTLSYTGATLAELAENRRYNPLYPNERDKFGQQMVSLAYTHARADGGSFNTTLYRNSASGNYDYFDLPDRYRYNLAHTWYGVTSAYNVERGAVRLNTGVNANTYQRAHRAYFQPDTELYDNTGHKQDASAFVKASVDVGRARWFADVQGRWAQFRYDPSENAGITERSIDWAFLNPKAGVTMTLRPGLSAFASYGITSREPARSDMFAGEDDLNADNVAGFGDLSRVKPERLHDTELGLTYTHSALDVSANLYSMDFRNDLARIGAPTASGAIPRRSVGSSYRRGVELDATYRGVDKLVFAGNATWSDNRIKQFTDSSRGTPVVRRDVEPMLTPRFITTHRVDVLPTPRLGFSLEGRYQSRAFLDNTSSADRILPDYYTVDASARVAVRDFTVMVRGVNLGDTQKFGSGAVSGSGRVRYFVLPARALFVTLGYAF